The genomic DNA ATTGTGCCCATGAATTTCTGATGCTATAATCACTATATAATGAGTATTAACTGTACTTATGCACGTACAAAGtttttacaatacaatacaaattatttaaaatagcCTATGCAGAGTATTAGGAAAGAATTGACATTAGaggtcaaaatatcaaaacctCTTTATTTGTTCAAGCAACAAACACTGTAGTCTTATTAAATAAATAGTTAAATGTTGCTGGTAGTTCTGATGATATTTGAGGTGGAAACAATACATGTCTGATAatgttgaattttcaatattttatgttCAGTACTGGCCATGAACACTTTGcctgtttttcaaaaatgaataaaatgacctttgatggttttttttcgaaaatgaataattttacttttaatgGTTTTTCAGAAATGaatataaaattacttttaatgCTTTTTTCAAAAGTGAATACAAAATGACTTAAGATGTCGGAAATACCCGTTATAACCCCGTACATTTGCAACACAAAACTGCAGTTATAccaggggaggggcttatacacaAGGGTTATACTCATACGCATATGGCAACCTGCTTTAATTATGATATCTCAATGGTACTGTTTgcttttttttctctctgaCAGTTGAGGGACACACTGGAATGGTAttgcttgaaattcaaagacCCGATGATGATGGACCCCCCAGTTTGGTTCAAATCATTTTGCATCTGTGAAGTGCTCCTCCAATTTCCTTTCTTCTTTGTTGCCACGGCAGCATTCTTTCAGGGTAAGATTTCTTCATCACATCGGCTTAGGCCAACATCAAAGGGCtaaaagctgtaactttttgggatttccccccccccccccccccccccccccccacaattttggtttcaatgtttttttttcaaaaacgaaTACAAAATGACTTTTGATGTCCTTAAAAAATGTcgagatacacagtgttcagcttgtcagctcAGCCTGAACATGTGTaaattgcattgttattgttgacaagtgaattctggtctggactagaattcaaatgccAACACTAACGCTGCactttacatgtgtacatgctgtgttgacaagctgaatagtggGTGTTTAAACATGCTTTGGTTCCCAATTACACATGAAGTTTTCTTATGCACCCAGAGGGGAACCGTTGTAAAGTGACTGAAGGGAAACCAATTAACAATTTATGAGTTTTCATCACTGCCAGAAATTGTGTTGTGTTGACAAAGGGAATTGAAATCcataaacatttcaattttcttaacagttttttgagaattttcATGAACAAATTCGAGACATTTCATCATGCTTCTTAAACATAGTTCCAGAAACTGAATGGTCAATGAAAAGCATTCGTTGTAGTTTTGGTTTGATAGGTTACTGTCAATCTCCTCTCCCATcagaacaaaaattgaaaaatctcaCAGATTTTACCCTCAGggaaaaaacattattttttttatgtgcCATGTGCACCGTAAGAAATGCAGTATGTTAGTCAAGACACGATGTTTGACATACAGGCAACTTCTTctcaaagataaaattttcaaacttgtttTTTTCCCCAGTCTGACATCTGCCTGTACGTTAAATTGCAGTGTTTGAAAGGGGTCATACTCAAGAATCTACAGATAAAGTAATTTCTGTCATGTACTTGAAGATCTGTTGCTCGAGGGCGCTATGTTCCTCCCTCTTACCCGTAGGGATCGTCCTCGagcgatggatctttcagtctagggaGAACCCTGCATGTGTGTAATATTGAACAGGGAAATAAGAAATTTACTATGGTCAACTTATGTCAGGCGTCGAGTTGAATACAATAACAAGTTACAACACTgagtttgtgtttttgtttccattttttcaGGCACAGCCAAACGGTTACGCATTCCTCTACTAGTCTATTCCAGTCATGTGGCAACAACCGTCATAGCCATCCTAGCACACATACTGTTTCATGACTTCTCTGAAAGCCGATATCCGGGACCAGAAACCATGCAGGAGAGGCTCTTCCTAGGGGCGGTGTATTCTCCGTACTTGATTGTACCTCTGCTCTTGCTCTTTACAACACTGTTCAGCGAGGACTTTGTAAGAGACCACAAAAAGTTTCTATGAGACAACTCCGTGTTTAGTTTTGTCATTCTGTACCTATTTTACTTTCTTTGTGGCATTGTAATTTTGCAATATGACAAATCATGATTTTTATAACGTAATTGTTAATGCACAATGCACAATTATACCAATAATGTGTTTATCCATCAGTCTCTCAAATCATTCACGTTTGTACACATTCTCCCACTAGATAGCAATAATTATCAAATTTCTAGTTATTACCATAACTACTGCTCCCAACTACTGCTTACTACCTACTAATGCTGCCATAGTGGTCTGAAAATGGCGTATTTCCATATGAGTTCAGGGCAACCTGAATAAAAGAAGACTCATGTTTGGTGTCCCACACTTATGTAACAAGAAATTCAGAATCTTTGAAAAGGAGGAAGTTTGTAAAGTTTATCAAAATGTGAGTCTACTTTAAGAGTCCATGTATCTTAATGTAATTTTCTGTACTATTTAACAATCATATCTTAGATTAAAAGTATTATATTTCACTTTACCTACATGTGGGTTTGTTGTGcctttgttttaatgattaataATTTCAGTGCCACAAGTCACCATGATCTTCCGTCCTCCAGTGACCAAAAcatcaaaaaaaatgtttgttgagAACATATGGCAGTTGTTGAAATTCACTTTTCCTGTTATTTGCTCATGGGAAATTTTCACTCCTCTGGAATCTCTTCAAGTCTGTACATACATTGTCAACAAGCAATTATAGGCCATGGAGCCTTGGGTAATACTGGAGTGAATGCCCTGAAaggaaattgaatgaaaaacagCCAATTCTTGATGACCAAGAACTGGTTAGAACGCTATAACAGTAAGGAGATTGGTTTCATCAAATCACATCTTATAAATTAGCCTGTTGAATGTGCAAATATTCATGTTATTGACATGCGTTTTGCTTATAACTGTGTTGGTCTGATGTCCTGTCTTATGCATTCCTATGAACAGCTTTGAAACCTTTGAATCCCTGATTAGGTACACAGATGTGACCCTATTCAAGGAAACTTTGCAGAGAACTTTGCAAAATTGACCAGAAATTGGCTATATTCTTGTTTGGGATCTCTAATGTGCCAATGATATATTTTCAAGCAGGGTCGACTGCTTGGCAAACTGTCCCTTGTCAGCACATATCAAGTACTGTGCTATACACCGACATGGCCCATCAACAGTTTAGCTAAACAAGGTGATGCTCATGGAGTCGGTGTAATTCTGTTATTCCTCCGACAAAACAAAGTTGTCCTCACTACAGGGTGAAGTGAGGTCACAAGGGGTTACCCAGCAGAGTCCTCAGGACAGGGTGAAGTGGGGTCACAAGGGGTCATCCAGCAGATGTCCTTTAATATTCCAATCTCTCTCATTCATTTGTGAGTGGTTTGTCCAGGGAGTGCTGAATGTGATTTAGGGGCCATGGATAATTCAAACACGCGCACAgtaaacgcaacttctgtgtttagggggGATGGGGTtcggctgtatttcgattaccgtgagcaaaaatcgcactacaagttatcctatcgcaacatctcggtacgttttttttgtattgcaaaatatcgctacattgtttggcgtgtaccaaGCCAGTATGGCACCagcgctacaccagcattcttcTGACATACTTGTGATGAtcagtgcacgagtaaaatatcgtaacaatcattttggatacacagtttcattttattctatAGGCTGCGTCATTGTGGAGTTGGtgctgaacagagattgattttagagggggtatgcagggggggggggggcggtcaGTAGagtatgcgtgatttcatagcgacgtaatTACCGATTGTTGGATGcggatacagaatgaggcttggttggattttcgcacttccaaactttcatttaggggagggggttgaggccaaacgcacttagttttgtttaccatgcgcatgttttaattatccacggccccttacaAAGACAAGTCAAGAAAGTCTCGCTGTTTTAACATCCACACAGCAATCAGAGCTAAAAGTCTCTTCACGTATACTgctcttcaaatttcaaatttgtagaGTGAATGCTAATCAGCGTGTTTCACAGTACAAGAACCTAAAGTCTTGGATATTAAGCTTGCATGATCTTCTCCAACCTtcctttttacaaaaaaaatggaAGTTTATTCTGCTAGCTTTGGGGTTTGATGACATTTAGTGCACTCAAGATGTCAACAGCAAACTCTctgtaaaaaatatgcaaatagcatTTACATTGTCCTCAGGGTGACAATGCAATGATATAGCTCAAAGTTCATGTGTGCGCTCAAGCTCCAAGGCCAAAGaaaataataggtttgtttTGCATCTAAGGTCTCATACAACAATGATGTGGAGACGcagattttcattttattatttttatttatttatattttttttgagCTCATAAGATTTAGCtcccttcataaaatatacaaatcaggAATGTATAATGTTTACATGCAACAGGAATTCTGACATCCAGTACGATGACAATGATGCCTTATCTGTTCAGAACTGTACATTGCATGCATGTGATCCTACAGACAATAAAATGCTATATTTTCTGCAGTGCCTAACACACTGTGACATTTTACGTGCAAGTTTTTCGAGTGAACATGAAAAAAAGGGCTAGCACAGCTTGTCTTGATCAACCCACGcagggatgagaaacaaaaccttttctctttttttgccAAAGATTGACATTTCACTATTGCATAACACACTACTCCTggaaaatatcacttttagtCAAGTAGCTGAT from Ptychodera flava strain L36383 chromosome 12, AS_Pfla_20210202, whole genome shotgun sequence includes the following:
- the LOC139145474 gene encoding sigma intracellular receptor 2-like, coding for MARILNGVFFLYFASHIPITVLIDAQSVLPKEWYPQMLRDTLEWYCLKFKDPMMMDPPVWFKSFCICEVLLQFPFFFVATAAFFQGTAKRLRIPLLVYSSHVATTVIAILAHILFHDFSESRYPGPETMQERLFLGAVYSPYLIVPLLLLFTTLFSEDFVRDHKKFL